A single window of Methanobrevibacter sp. TMH8 DNA harbors:
- a CDS encoding phosphatase PAP2 family protein → MPEITNIGSVLFLAIVCIALFIYGIIAKNRPVKYLAITGIIAIIITASIIGILKVLVNEPRPFAILDLVNLLVNENDPYSFPSGHTGNIFAIAIAFGLSWKLKIGNKYIKLIWLLIPLGILIGFSRVYIGVHYPFDVIAGAIIGIFGGLVATKIVNYYLIKRDKKFKNHDEGIFEKGV, encoded by the coding sequence ATGCCAGAAATAACTAATATTGGAAGTGTTTTATTTTTAGCAATTGTTTGTATTGCTTTATTTATTTATGGAATAATTGCAAAAAATAGGCCCGTGAAATACTTAGCTATTACTGGAATCATAGCTATTATAATTACAGCCAGCATAATAGGAATACTTAAAGTTTTAGTAAATGAACCTAGACCTTTTGCTATATTAGACTTAGTAAATCTACTTGTAAATGAAAATGATCCATATTCATTTCCATCAGGACATACTGGAAATATTTTCGCAATAGCTATAGCTTTTGGCCTTAGTTGGAAGTTAAAAATTGGGAATAAATATATTAAATTAATTTGGTTATTAATTCCTCTCGGAATCCTTATTGGATTTTCACGAGTTTATATAGGAGTTCATTATCCATTTGATGTAATTGCTGGTGCTATAATAGGAATTTTTGGTGGATTAGTAGCTACTAAAATTGTGAATTATTATTTAATAAAACGTGATAAGAAGTTTAAAAATCATGACGAAGGTATTTTTGAAAAAGGTGTTTAA
- a CDS encoding CDC48 family AAA ATPase, translated as MERNEINLKVAEAIAQSDVGRGIAKIDPACMEKLDLLDGDIIEIEANKITAAKAVSSQTDIGLGVIRIDGILRKNAGASIGEEIKIRKAEIKDAKKVVLAPVEHQISIRGDVRGAFANQVMSQGDIVVTGVRQQRMPQSNMGGSLIDDMFREMMDVAPLGEIKLAVVSTSPSGIVRIGPNTTVEVQTEPVDLSKVEGVKNVIDVSYEDIGGLKEEVKKVREMIEIPLKRPELFEKLGIAPPKGVLMHGPPGTGKTLLAKAVASESDAHFILINGPEIMSKYVGGSEENLREFFEEAEENAPSIIFIDELDAIAPKREETQGEVERRTVAQLLTLMDGLKSRGQVVVIGATNRPDALDQALRRPGRFDREIEIGVPDSEERKEVMEIHTRGMPLDEDVDLTDIADTTHGFVGADLESLCKEAAMRVVRRILPEIKGDEEIPKETLKKIIVTKDDFKKALKEIQPSALREVLVQIPDIGWDDIGGLDNAKQELQEAVEWPLKYPDNFKKFGVKPPKGTMLYGSPGTGKTLLAKAVANESEANFIAVKGPELLSKWVGESEKGVREVFRKARQTAPTVVFFDEIDSIASTRGDSSGDSGVTQRVVNQLLTEIDGMEELQDVAIIAATNRPDIIDPGLMRPGRFDRHIKVDNPNEEGRLAIFKVHTKDMPLAKDVNLKKLAKETDGYVGADIEAVCREAAMLTLRNNIESEEVSMKYFNKAMDKVKPGSDEGDMVQYL; from the coding sequence ATGGAAAGAAACGAAATAAATCTTAAAGTCGCTGAAGCAATTGCTCAAAGTGACGTAGGCAGAGGGATCGCAAAAATTGATCCTGCATGCATGGAAAAATTAGATCTTCTCGATGGAGATATTATCGAGATAGAAGCAAATAAAATTACAGCTGCAAAAGCAGTATCATCACAAACTGATATTGGTTTAGGTGTTATTAGAATCGATGGTATTCTAAGAAAAAATGCTGGAGCCTCTATTGGTGAAGAAATAAAAATAAGAAAAGCTGAAATTAAAGATGCTAAAAAAGTTGTTTTAGCACCTGTAGAACATCAAATAAGTATTAGAGGAGATGTTCGAGGAGCTTTTGCAAATCAAGTTATGAGTCAAGGAGATATTGTTGTCACAGGTGTTCGCCAACAACGTATGCCCCAATCAAATATGGGTGGAAGCTTAATTGACGACATGTTCAGAGAAATGATGGACGTTGCTCCGCTTGGTGAAATAAAATTAGCTGTTGTTTCTACAAGCCCTTCAGGAATTGTTAGAATAGGGCCAAATACAACTGTAGAAGTTCAAACAGAACCAGTTGACCTTTCTAAAGTAGAAGGAGTCAAAAACGTGATTGATGTTAGTTACGAAGACATCGGTGGTCTTAAAGAAGAAGTTAAGAAAGTAAGAGAAATGATTGAAATTCCTCTTAAAAGGCCAGAATTATTTGAAAAATTAGGAATAGCTCCTCCAAAAGGAGTTTTAATGCATGGTCCACCAGGTACAGGTAAAACTTTACTTGCTAAAGCAGTAGCTAGTGAAAGTGATGCTCATTTTATCTTAATCAATGGACCAGAGATAATGAGTAAATATGTCGGAGGATCTGAAGAGAACCTTCGAGAATTCTTTGAAGAAGCTGAAGAAAATGCACCATCTATTATATTTATAGATGAACTAGATGCAATAGCTCCGAAAAGAGAAGAAACACAAGGTGAAGTCGAAAGAAGAACTGTAGCTCAGTTACTTACTTTGATGGATGGGCTTAAATCCAGAGGCCAAGTTGTAGTTATAGGCGCTACAAATAGACCAGATGCACTTGACCAAGCTCTTCGTCGACCTGGAAGGTTTGACAGAGAAATTGAAATAGGTGTCCCAGACAGTGAGGAACGGAAAGAAGTAATGGAAATTCACACACGTGGAATGCCATTAGACGAAGATGTCGACTTAACTGATATAGCTGATACTACACATGGATTTGTAGGAGCGGATTTAGAATCTTTATGTAAAGAAGCAGCTATGAGAGTTGTAAGAAGAATATTACCTGAAATAAAAGGTGATGAAGAAATACCAAAAGAAACTCTTAAAAAGATCATTGTTACTAAGGATGACTTTAAAAAGGCACTTAAAGAAATTCAACCATCTGCACTTAGAGAAGTTCTAGTCCAAATTCCCGATATCGGTTGGGATGATATTGGAGGACTTGATAATGCTAAACAAGAATTACAAGAAGCAGTTGAATGGCCATTAAAGTATCCTGATAATTTTAAGAAATTTGGAGTTAAACCACCTAAAGGAACAATGCTATATGGATCTCCAGGTACTGGTAAAACTTTACTAGCTAAAGCAGTAGCTAACGAAAGTGAAGCAAACTTTATAGCAGTTAAAGGACCAGAATTATTATCCAAATGGGTAGGAGAATCTGAAAAAGGTGTAAGAGAAGTTTTCAGAAAAGCAAGACAAACTGCACCTACAGTTGTATTCTTTGATGAGATTGATTCCATAGCTAGTACTAGAGGAGATTCCAGTGGTGATTCTGGTGTAACTCAAAGGGTGGTTAACCAGTTACTTACTGAAATTGATGGTATGGAAGAGTTACAAGATGTAGCTATTATAGCAGCTACAAACAGACCAGATATTATTGATCCTGGATTAATGAGACCTGGTAGGTTTGACAGACATATTAAAGTCGACAATCCAAATGAAGAAGGACGTTTAGCAATCTTTAAAGTACATACAAAAGATATGCCATTAGCTAAAGATGTCAATCTTAAAAAATTAGCTAAAGAAACTGATGGCTATGTTGGTGCTGATATTGAAGCAGTATGTCGTGAAGCAGCTATGTTAACTTTAAGAAACAATATTGAATCTGAAGAAGTATCTATGAAATACTTTAACAAAGCTATGGACAAAGTTAAACCGGGTTCAGATGAAGGAGATATGGTTCAATACCTCTAA
- a CDS encoding FmdE family protein, translating into MIKTFDEVTEFHGHVCPGSAIGYKAAKIAVEELNIDPSEDEEILAIVENDSCAVDSIQVVLSCTFGKGNLIFNDYGKGVYTIIARDKDKAIRLAMKNSFNPMKINPKFGELKEKERNNTISSQEKEQLKIITKEVCDYIINMPNEEIFSIKEVEIAPIEKANIYKSIICDNCGELTAEHRIKEYKDKNEYKDKKLCIPCYEEELKNK; encoded by the coding sequence ATGATTAAAACCTTTGATGAAGTTACAGAGTTTCATGGGCATGTATGTCCTGGTTCAGCTATCGGTTATAAAGCTGCAAAAATAGCTGTTGAAGAATTGAACATTGATCCATCAGAAGATGAAGAAATATTAGCTATTGTTGAAAATGATAGTTGTGCAGTAGACTCTATCCAAGTTGTTTTAAGTTGTACCTTTGGAAAAGGAAATTTGATCTTTAATGATTATGGAAAAGGAGTTTATACTATCATTGCAAGAGATAAAGATAAAGCTATTAGATTAGCTATGAAAAACTCATTTAATCCAATGAAAATAAACCCAAAATTTGGTGAACTTAAAGAAAAGGAAAGAAATAATACTATAAGTTCACAGGAAAAAGAGCAACTGAAAATAATTACAAAAGAAGTCTGTGATTATATTATAAATATGCCTAATGAGGAAATATTTTCTATTAAAGAAGTTGAAATTGCACCAATTGAAAAAGCAAATATTTACAAGTCAATAATCTGTGATAACTGTGGAGAACTAACTGCAGAACATAGAATAAAAGAATATAAAGATAAAAATGAATATAAAGATAAAAAGCTCTGTATCCCCTGTTATGAAGAAGAGTTAAAAAATAAGTAA
- a CDS encoding methanogenesis marker 8 protein, which translates to MGEHIIEAMGKAKVTIKDGKVIDIEEPKIEYCPLFHKHRGIEKLDKEAIKNNMEFRINDFGMCSPERVVKMKDFLSFGVSETISTLLNENIIDCVIMVCEGCGTVIVTDSEMAQGIGGRVSGLSKTTLIPEIVEKVGKDNVLDEKTAKIDQIEGIKLAISKGYKNIAVTIANPEDGEKIRELEKEYKYKGENINIYIFSVHNTGIDTKGAQELFDCCDVVTACASEPIRNIGEKVATKKVGESIPIYGASEKGKEFLELRVEKIGGMKPKKDPKTPNPLV; encoded by the coding sequence ATGGGTGAACATATTATAGAAGCAATGGGAAAAGCTAAAGTAACTATAAAAGATGGAAAAGTTATAGATATAGAAGAACCTAAGATTGAATATTGTCCTCTTTTTCACAAACATAGAGGAATAGAAAAATTAGATAAAGAAGCTATAAAAAATAATATGGAATTCCGAATCAATGATTTTGGAATGTGTTCTCCAGAACGTGTTGTTAAAATGAAAGATTTTTTATCATTTGGAGTTTCAGAAACCATATCTACCCTCTTAAATGAAAATATCATTGATTGTGTAATTATGGTTTGTGAAGGTTGTGGAACAGTAATTGTAACAGATAGTGAAATGGCACAAGGAATCGGAGGTCGAGTTTCTGGTTTATCTAAAACAACATTAATACCAGAAATTGTAGAAAAAGTAGGAAAAGACAATGTTCTTGATGAAAAAACTGCTAAAATCGATCAAATTGAAGGAATCAAATTAGCTATATCTAAAGGATATAAAAATATAGCTGTGACAATAGCTAATCCTGAAGATGGAGAAAAAATCCGAGAATTAGAAAAAGAATATAAGTATAAAGGAGAAAATATCAATATCTACATTTTCAGTGTCCATAATACGGGTATTGACACAAAAGGAGCTCAAGAACTATTTGATTGCTGTGATGTTGTAACTGCTTGTGCATCAGAACCTATCAGAAATATCGGAGAAAAAGTAGCTACTAAAAAAGTAGGAGAATCAATCCCTATTTATGGAGCTAGTGAAAAAGGAAAAGAATTCCTTGAACTTCGTGTGGAAAAAATAGGTGGAATGAAGCCTAAAAAAGATCCAAAAACACCAAATCCATTAGTATAA
- a CDS encoding prephenate dehydrogenase, producing the protein MKIGIIGGTRGLGKTLTSLLKKEGYDITITGRDQTIGNTVSQELEVSYSSDNKKTASSSDIVIVAVPIASTNKVIKEIAKSMKPGSLLLDVTSVKMEPSKLMDELLDKDVEFIPTHPVFGPRTTNLNGQVVVLTPVREKQKIEGKWYPKVVEFLKNHKVRVIESTPEEHDNMMAVVQVLTHFSYISTASAIKKLGINIKDTRKFASPIYNLMVDMISRIVSQNPFLTYSIQIENENGEKVRQAFSDSVIELKEVLANHDEENFVKIAIEATKNMDDIKCALGRSDKAIDSQSHEISFLKNSIGKKIALQHIYSEEVHIGVLKDLNPDFVTLQTGKNEKTLKIANIRILDDEDLLNWKLDNESIKTHSISCIFPKSSDKEIIKNAIKDVIYDIIDVKVTDVYTGHQIDDNSVSLTFEIQSFDKLTVLSVEKLLKGFGGIIR; encoded by the coding sequence ATGAAAATTGGAATCATTGGAGGAACAAGAGGACTTGGTAAGACATTAACAAGTCTTCTAAAAAAAGAAGGTTATGATATAACAATAACTGGAAGAGATCAAACTATTGGAAATACTGTTAGTCAAGAGCTTGAAGTTAGCTATTCCAGTGATAATAAAAAGACTGCATCTTCCTCAGATATTGTTATAGTAGCTGTTCCCATAGCTAGTACAAATAAAGTTATTAAAGAAATAGCTAAATCAATGAAACCAGGATCATTACTTCTTGATGTTACTTCTGTTAAAATGGAACCAAGTAAATTAATGGATGAACTTTTAGACAAAGATGTTGAATTTATACCAACTCACCCTGTTTTCGGTCCAAGAACCACAAATTTAAATGGACAAGTTGTAGTTTTAACTCCAGTTCGAGAAAAACAAAAAATCGAGGGTAAATGGTATCCAAAAGTGGTGGAATTTTTAAAAAATCACAAAGTAAGAGTTATCGAATCTACTCCAGAAGAACATGATAATATGATGGCTGTTGTTCAAGTACTAACTCATTTTTCATATATTTCAACAGCGTCAGCTATTAAAAAACTTGGAATAAATATCAAAGATACTAGAAAGTTTGCAAGTCCAATATATAACCTTATGGTAGATATGATTTCACGAATAGTCTCTCAAAATCCATTTCTTACTTACTCAATACAGATAGAAAATGAAAATGGTGAAAAAGTAAGGCAAGCTTTTTCTGATTCTGTAATAGAATTAAAAGAAGTTTTAGCAAACCATGATGAGGAAAACTTTGTTAAGATAGCTATTGAAGCTACAAAAAATATGGATGATATTAAATGTGCTCTTGGTAGAAGTGATAAAGCTATTGATTCCCAAAGCCATGAAATAAGTTTTTTAAAGAATTCAATTGGGAAAAAAATTGCTCTTCAACATATATATTCTGAAGAAGTCCATATAGGAGTTTTGAAAGATCTTAACCCCGATTTTGTTACATTACAAACTGGAAAAAATGAAAAAACACTAAAAATAGCTAACATCCGAATTTTAGACGATGAAGATCTTCTTAATTGGAAGTTAGATAATGAATCTATTAAAACTCATTCTATTAGCTGTATATTTCCAAAAAGTTCTGATAAAGAAATTATCAAAAATGCTATAAAAGATGTTATATATGATATAATTGATGTTAAAGTTACTGATGTATATACTGGTCATCAAATTGATGATAATTCTGTTAGTTTAACTTTTGAAATCCAATCCTTCGACAAATTAACAGTACTCTCTGTTGAAAAACTTTTAAAAGGATTCGGTGGAATAATCAGATAA
- a CDS encoding nitroreductase family protein: MKDVFEAINSRRSVRSYKKEQLKDEELEKILNAGIMAPTARGEQPWHFTVVQNKELLNEINEISLKNMANSGDKFLEAIGKSGRNILHNAPTVLFVSGREDGDYIWTDCSAAIENMLLAAEGLDIGSCWIGLVRAYFKDPNCKTKLELPEGYIPLYGVTLGYKAENNQGNSNRNKDVINWVK; this comes from the coding sequence ATGAAAGATGTTTTTGAAGCTATAAATAGTCGTAGAAGTGTTAGATCATATAAAAAAGAACAATTGAAAGATGAAGAACTTGAAAAGATATTAAATGCTGGAATTATGGCTCCTACTGCAAGAGGTGAACAACCTTGGCATTTTACTGTTGTTCAAAATAAAGAACTTCTTAATGAGATAAATGAAATTTCTTTAAAAAACATGGCTAACTCTGGAGATAAATTTTTAGAAGCTATAGGTAAAAGTGGTAGAAACATACTTCACAATGCTCCTACTGTTCTTTTTGTTTCAGGTAGGGAAGATGGAGACTATATCTGGACTGATTGTAGTGCAGCTATTGAAAATATGTTACTTGCAGCAGAAGGACTTGATATTGGATCTTGTTGGATAGGTTTAGTTAGAGCATATTTCAAAGATCCTAATTGCAAAACTAAACTTGAACTTCCAGAAGGTTATATTCCATTATATGGTGTAACTTTAGGATATAAAGCTGAAAATAATCAAGGTAACTCAAATAGAAATAAAGATGTTATCAATTGGGTTAAATAA
- a CDS encoding glycosyltransferase has product MKALLVITGRGMGGDAAIALNIARALEEKGVQCELALDHNAPGILFKNNGYSWHKISVPQAGGHAATRSATAKAGLRTLKAALETRKLIKKLKVDVVVGIIGGGAVVGCIAAKLARIPAVGVVSTPTDTKVCTKLNTSIVFPEVKLYREETLPENVKKSFFPLDPEITKGNRDIALEKIKEIDKKGLFDKNKQSILFSSGSSLFETMVRGLANATTPEYNLNKNYNLFLVGIPLEEEYLDLIDQNKIINLGYIDWIKDLYDLIDLAVLTDDGMMVQEALGCELPVIALTRVKYGRYHNMAGIFPGAVIEANIEDLNSKIEESLINLDEIKAKSKDYSKEILLASENIANIIIYEANKKKK; this is encoded by the coding sequence ATGAAAGCATTACTTGTTATCACTGGAAGAGGGATGGGAGGAGATGCAGCTATTGCATTGAATATAGCTCGTGCACTTGAAGAAAAAGGAGTTCAATGTGAACTTGCTCTTGATCATAATGCTCCAGGAATTCTATTTAAAAATAATGGTTATTCTTGGCATAAAATTTCAGTTCCTCAAGCAGGAGGCCATGCAGCTACTAGATCAGCTACAGCTAAAGCAGGGCTTCGAACTTTAAAAGCAGCACTTGAAACAAGAAAGTTGATAAAAAAACTCAAAGTTGATGTTGTTGTTGGAATTATTGGTGGTGGAGCAGTTGTTGGATGTATAGCTGCTAAATTAGCTAGAATTCCTGCTGTTGGGGTTGTTAGTACTCCTACTGATACTAAAGTTTGTACTAAGTTAAATACTTCCATAGTTTTTCCAGAAGTTAAATTGTATAGAGAAGAAACTTTGCCAGAAAATGTAAAAAAATCTTTTTTCCCATTAGATCCAGAAATTACAAAAGGAAATAGAGATATTGCATTGGAAAAAATAAAAGAAATAGATAAAAAAGGTCTTTTTGATAAAAATAAACAAAGTATTTTATTTTCCTCTGGTTCATCTTTGTTTGAAACTATGGTAAGGGGATTAGCTAATGCAACTACTCCTGAATATAATTTAAATAAAAACTATAATTTGTTTCTTGTAGGTATTCCTCTAGAAGAAGAATATCTAGATTTGATTGATCAAAATAAAATAATCAATTTAGGTTATATTGATTGGATAAAAGATCTTTATGATTTGATTGACTTAGCTGTTTTAACTGATGATGGTATGATGGTTCAAGAAGCTCTTGGATGTGAACTTCCAGTAATAGCTCTTACTCGTGTTAAATATGGCCGATATCATAATATGGCAGGAATTTTCCCAGGAGCTGTAATTGAAGCTAATATTGAAGATTTAAACAGCAAAATTGAAGAATCTTTAATTAATTTAGATGAAATTAAAGCTAAATCTAAAGATTATAGTAAAGAAATCCTTTTAGCTAGTGAAAATATAGCTAATATTATTATTTATGAAGCTAATAAAAAGAAAAAATAA
- a CDS encoding mRNA surveillance protein pelota — protein MKITFQDTKQGIMEIVPETLDDLWHISHIIEEGDVLSSKTTRRIQDTTGDKLRSDRGVKKTFFLGIKVDSVSFHMFTGKLRATGSIVSGPEDIVPLGSHHTLEVKLNIPLRIKKERWSRYVLNRIKQAVAASKKLSAIIVSIEDDVADLGLVRQFGIEYYGPIIGNISGKRIIDKNRQKNVDEFYQKVAEALLKFDDLQNIVIAGPGFTKNSFHDYLEDKHKNLAKISILESTGAGGRVGIQEILKKGVVEKLSSENRIAKEISTINNVLGEIAKGSNMVVYGKEETIAGANAGAIEKLLILDKLVRIRNIEKVMNLVENMGGKLMVISSEHDGGKQLESLGGLAAILRYPIK, from the coding sequence ATGAAAATTACTTTTCAAGATACAAAACAAGGAATCATGGAAATAGTTCCAGAAACTCTCGATGATTTGTGGCATATTTCTCATATAATCGAAGAAGGAGATGTTCTTTCCTCTAAAACTACTCGTAGAATACAAGATACTACTGGAGATAAGCTTCGAAGTGATAGGGGAGTGAAAAAAACTTTCTTTTTAGGTATTAAAGTAGATTCTGTTAGTTTTCACATGTTCACTGGGAAACTTCGTGCTACTGGATCAATTGTTTCTGGTCCTGAGGATATTGTTCCTCTTGGATCTCATCATACTCTTGAAGTGAAATTAAATATTCCTCTAAGGATAAAAAAAGAACGATGGTCTAGATATGTCTTGAATAGGATAAAACAAGCTGTTGCAGCTTCAAAAAAACTTTCAGCTATTATAGTTTCCATTGAAGATGATGTAGCTGACCTTGGTTTGGTTCGTCAATTTGGAATTGAATATTATGGTCCTATTATAGGAAATATCTCTGGAAAAAGAATCATTGATAAAAATAGGCAGAAAAATGTCGATGAATTTTATCAAAAAGTAGCTGAAGCACTGTTAAAATTTGATGATCTCCAAAATATAGTTATTGCAGGTCCGGGATTTACTAAAAATAGTTTTCATGATTATTTAGAAGATAAACACAAAAATTTAGCTAAAATTTCCATTCTTGAAAGTACTGGTGCTGGTGGAAGAGTTGGAATTCAGGAAATACTAAAAAAAGGTGTTGTTGAAAAACTAAGCTCTGAAAATAGAATAGCTAAAGAAATATCTACTATTAATAATGTTCTTGGTGAAATAGCTAAAGGCAGTAATATGGTTGTTTATGGAAAAGAAGAAACCATTGCTGGGGCAAATGCAGGAGCTATTGAAAAATTATTAATTTTAGATAAATTAGTAAGAATTAGGAATATTGAAAAAGTTATGAACTTAGTTGAAAATATGGGTGGAAAACTCATGGTTATTAGTAGTGAACATGATGGTGGAAAACAGCTAGAATCTTTAGGAGGTTTAGCTGCAATTTTAAGATACCCTATAAAATAA
- a CDS encoding CBS domain-containing protein, with protein sequence MIEKLCAKDIMLKDIIVSSPTDLVAAAKLKMVRANIGAVPIVNGKHLVGLITHRDVLLAGSEAMGLKVEDLMSKNLSTVGETTSIKEISEIMSETGYQRIPVVDGDILLGLITQSCIIRAVADNL encoded by the coding sequence ATGATTGAAAAATTATGTGCTAAGGACATAATGTTGAAAGACATTATAGTTTCATCTCCAACTGACTTAGTAGCTGCAGCTAAATTAAAAATGGTGAGGGCAAATATTGGTGCAGTTCCAATAGTTAATGGTAAACATCTTGTAGGACTTATAACTCATAGGGATGTTTTACTTGCTGGTAGTGAAGCTATGGGTCTAAAAGTTGAGGATTTAATGAGTAAAAATCTATCTACTGTTGGTGAAACAACCAGTATAAAAGAAATAAGTGAAATAATGTCTGAAACAGGATATCAAAGGATTCCTGTTGTAGATGGAGATATTTTGCTTGGTTTGATTACTCAAAGTTGTATAATTAGAGCTGTAGCCGATAATTTATAA
- a CDS encoding cell wall biosynthesis protein has translation MNYQYILIPFIASLVLTFVLTIVFRFLGEKGFLGNLYTNVRGGTPRALGIVPFILLSLFFPTGFNNLILIIGMFALFDDLVGRRKIRNLSIEWGQLSRGIGMIMVMIIGFPLVGYSSILIALFVQPINISDMQPGSTSMVVIIMSTFTILAMILLNVGSIVSIPGYYAIYAPLLLLLVCIGYSPLDFSGKIMLGEVGNHSFAVALGLCFYMLGGFLATLILFIATTVLIALIRKNNLKLFFSRKLNLKNPTFGDYFMDILTGGGLGDAFRRVILKKKQYTVTNSFLIALGFRRLLYNPFAHRTQFTHNKYQVESELVRK, from the coding sequence ATGAATTATCAGTATATACTAATACCATTTATAGCATCCTTAGTTCTAACATTTGTTTTAACAATTGTGTTTAGATTTTTAGGAGAAAAAGGATTTTTAGGAAACCTCTACACAAATGTTCGTGGAGGTACACCTCGTGCTTTAGGAATAGTTCCTTTTATATTACTTAGCCTATTTTTTCCCACTGGATTTAATAATTTGATTCTTATAATTGGTATGTTTGCATTATTTGATGATTTAGTTGGAAGGCGAAAAATTAGAAATCTTTCTATTGAATGGGGGCAATTATCTCGTGGAATTGGAATGATAATGGTCATGATTATAGGTTTTCCTCTTGTAGGATATTCATCTATTTTAATTGCACTTTTTGTTCAACCAATTAATATTTCAGATATGCAACCCGGATCTACTTCTATGGTTGTAATTATAATGAGTACATTTACAATTTTAGCTATGATATTGTTAAATGTCGGTTCAATTGTATCAATACCAGGTTATTACGCAATTTATGCACCTTTACTCTTATTGCTTGTTTGTATTGGCTATTCTCCATTAGATTTCTCTGGAAAAATAATGTTGGGGGAAGTCGGAAATCATTCCTTTGCAGTAGCTCTTGGGCTCTGTTTCTACATGTTAGGAGGATTTTTGGCAACTTTGATACTATTTATTGCTACAACAGTTCTAATTGCTCTTATCAGAAAAAATAATTTAAAATTATTCTTTTCAAGAAAACTAAATCTAAAAAATCCAACATTTGGAGATTATTTTATGGATATTCTAACCGGTGGAGGTTTAGGGGATGCTTTCAGAAGAGTAATATTGAAGAAAAAACAATATACAGTTACAAACTCATTTTTAATTGCATTAGGATTTAGACGTCTTTTATACAATCCATTTGCTCATAGAACTCAATTTACTCATAACAAATATCAAGTTGAGAGTGAACTAGTTAGGAAATAA